The Pseudodesulfovibrio sp. zrk46 genome contains a region encoding:
- the secE gene encoding preprotein translocase subunit SecE, translating into MARNKGKKAAEKQAAQAPTGLVGKAKELTQFFEESKVEIKKVVWPTRKETITTCVAVLVVSVVIAIYLGIVDLALSKAVEAILS; encoded by the coding sequence ATGGCCAGAAATAAAGGCAAAAAAGCTGCTGAGAAGCAGGCCGCTCAGGCACCTACCGGTCTCGTCGGAAAGGCCAAAGAACTGACACAGTTCTTTGAAGAGTCTAAAGTCGAGATTAAGAAGGTTGTCTGGCCGACCCGCAAGGAAACCATCACGACCTGTGTGGCTGTTCTGGTAGTGAGCGTTGTTATCGCCATCTACCTCGGCATTGTTGACCTTGCGCTCTCCAAGGCTGTCGAGGCCATACTGTCCTAA
- the rpmG gene encoding 50S ribosomal protein L33, producing MRINIQLQCTECKRKNYATQKNKKNTTGRLEVKKYCPWDKKHTVHKETK from the coding sequence ATGCGAATCAACATTCAACTGCAGTGCACCGAGTGCAAGCGTAAGAACTACGCTACGCAGAAGAATAAGAAGAATACTACTGGTCGTCTGGAAGTGAAGAAGTATTGTCCTTGGGACAAGAAACACACTGTCCACAAAGAGACTAAGTAG
- the tuf gene encoding elongation factor Tu, with product MGKAKFERSKPHVNVGTIGHIDHGKTTLTAAITKLAHMAGHGEFVAFDEIDKAPEEKERGITIATAHVEYETANRHYAHVDCPGHADYIKNMITGAAQMDGAILVCAATDGPMPQTREHILLARQVGVPAMVVFLNKCDMVDDEELLELVEMEVRELLDKYEFPGDDVPVIQGSALKALECESADDPAAKPIYDLLEACDSYIPEPERDIDMPFLMPVEDVFSISGRGTVITGRVERGIITVGEEIEIVGIKDTIKTTCTGVEMFRKLLDQGQAGDNVGLLIRGIKREEVERGQVAAKPGSINPHTKFKAEVYVLSKDEGGRHTPFFSGYRPQFYFRTTDVTGVVTLEDGVEMVMPGDNATFNVEMIAPIAMEVGLRFAIREGGRTVGAGVVTEIQE from the coding sequence ATGGGTAAAGCTAAATTTGAACGTAGCAAGCCTCACGTTAACGTTGGTACCATTGGTCACATTGACCACGGTAAAACCACTCTGACCGCTGCCATCACCAAGCTGGCTCACATGGCTGGCCACGGCGAATTCGTCGCTTTCGACGAAATCGATAAGGCTCCTGAAGAAAAAGAGCGCGGCATCACCATCGCCACCGCTCACGTCGAGTACGAGACCGCTAACCGCCACTACGCTCACGTAGACTGCCCCGGTCACGCCGACTACATCAAGAACATGATCACTGGTGCTGCACAGATGGACGGTGCTATCCTCGTCTGCGCCGCTACCGACGGTCCCATGCCTCAGACTCGTGAGCACATCCTGCTCGCTCGTCAGGTTGGCGTCCCCGCAATGGTCGTCTTCCTTAACAAGTGCGACATGGTTGATGACGAAGAGCTCCTCGAGCTGGTCGAAATGGAAGTTCGCGAACTTCTCGACAAATACGAATTCCCCGGCGACGACGTTCCGGTCATCCAGGGCTCCGCTCTGAAGGCTCTGGAATGCGAATCCGCTGACGATCCGGCAGCCAAGCCTATCTACGATCTGCTTGAAGCCTGTGACTCCTACATCCCCGAGCCCGAGCGCGACATCGATATGCCGTTCCTCATGCCCGTGGAAGACGTTTTCTCCATCTCCGGCCGTGGTACCGTTATCACCGGTCGTGTAGAGCGCGGTATCATCACCGTTGGTGAAGAAATCGAAATCGTCGGTATCAAGGACACCATCAAGACCACCTGTACTGGTGTTGAGATGTTCCGCAAGCTGCTCGACCAGGGCCAGGCCGGTGACAACGTCGGTCTCCTGATCCGCGGCATCAAGCGTGAAGAAGTTGAGCGCGGCCAGGTTGCTGCTAAGCCCGGCTCCATCAACCCGCACACCAAGTTCAAGGCAGAGGTCTACGTCCTCTCCAAGGACGAAGGTGGACGTCACACCCCGTTCTTCTCCGGTTACCGTCCGCAGTTCTACTTCCGTACCACCGATGTTACCGGTGTTGTTACCCTGGAAGACGGTGTAGAGATGGTTATGCCCGGCGATAACGCCACCTTCAATGTCGAGATGATCGCACCCATCGCTATGGAAGTCGGCCTCCGCTTCGCTATCCGCGAAGGTGGCCGTACCGTCGGCGCCGGTGTTGTCACCGAGATTCAGGAGTAA
- a CDS encoding tRNA-dihydrouridine synthase family protein, translated as MSTFTITPDSPWLAPLAGYSDLPFRLLSKKYGCGVCCSEMVSVKGMAFKNHGTRRLIATCPEDDPMVLQLFGSEAEYFEPVMEKLVGMGYRNYDLNSGCPVRKVLKSGSGVKLMEDPDKLINLATIMVKKAAEHPEGGRVGVKFRLGFNKGEDIYIEIGKRLQDVGVDWVTLHPRYGKQMFAGTADWSKLKLLKEALDIPVVGSGDLFTAEDGHRCIEETGIDAVMFARGALYDPSIFARFVALRNEKELPARDGKALAEIVREHIHLTRKYEGDSRSFRKIRSIIPRYAKGLKGIRALRASLLECEDWAALEEAAATIAEMEAADGLPSETLIDEIPM; from the coding sequence ATGAGTACGTTTACAATTACACCCGATTCTCCGTGGCTGGCTCCTTTGGCAGGATATTCCGATCTGCCCTTCCGACTTTTATCCAAGAAATACGGCTGCGGCGTATGCTGTTCTGAAATGGTCAGCGTCAAGGGCATGGCATTCAAGAACCATGGTACCCGCCGCCTCATTGCGACCTGTCCTGAAGATGACCCTATGGTCCTCCAGTTGTTTGGTTCTGAAGCAGAGTACTTTGAACCTGTCATGGAAAAGCTGGTTGGCATGGGATACCGCAACTACGACCTCAATTCCGGTTGCCCTGTTCGCAAGGTTCTCAAGTCTGGTAGTGGCGTCAAACTCATGGAAGATCCCGACAAACTGATTAATCTTGCCACCATTATGGTCAAAAAAGCGGCTGAACACCCTGAGGGTGGTCGTGTTGGTGTCAAATTTCGCCTCGGATTCAATAAGGGCGAAGATATATATATAGAAATAGGTAAACGCCTCCAGGACGTCGGCGTGGACTGGGTCACCCTTCACCCCCGTTATGGTAAGCAAATGTTTGCAGGTACCGCAGACTGGTCAAAACTCAAGTTGCTAAAAGAAGCCCTCGACATCCCAGTTGTCGGCTCTGGCGACTTATTCACTGCTGAAGATGGACATCGCTGCATTGAAGAAACCGGTATCGATGCCGTCATGTTTGCCCGTGGTGCATTATATGATCCTTCCATATTTGCCCGCTTTGTTGCACTGCGCAATGAAAAGGAACTTCCAGCTCGGGATGGCAAAGCTCTTGCCGAAATAGTTCGCGAACACATCCACCTCACCAGAAAGTACGAAGGGGATTCACGTTCTTTCAGAAAGATCCGTTCTATTATTCCTCGCTACGCCAAAGGTCTCAAGGGCATCCGAGCCCTTCGCGCTTCTCTATTAGAGTGTGAGGACTGGGCAGCCCTTGAGGAGGCCGCTGCAACTATCGCCGAAATGGAGGCCGCTGACGGCCTGCCCTCAGAAACTCTCATTGACGAAATTCCGATGTAA
- a CDS encoding chemotaxis protein produces the protein MSTETTDILLEAGTNELEIVEFYLEEEPKAGDDIELNQEDFDENGDTHKAQRASRKSYFGVNVAKVLEIIRMPDVTEMPEVSHESVLGAFNLRSRIIPLLDLSVWLKKRRVENEPPKVIVTEFNQVTSAFMVSGVTRIHRISWEDVEAPNKYVSALSSDSITGVVKFDNRIVFILDLERIVSELNPEMRLKLDDNFEVGQTTGYRALIADDSPLIREMIRDMLGQAGFRVEKTTNGRECWERLLELKGMAQRENCPITDFVQVVVSDIEMPMMDGHHLTKKIKEDPVLRDLPVILFSSLITDKLRHRGETVGADDQISKPEITYLAQRAARLIEERKEESRKLSR, from the coding sequence ATGTCCACTGAGACGACTGACATCCTGCTCGAGGCAGGTACCAATGAGTTGGAAATTGTCGAGTTCTACCTTGAGGAAGAACCCAAGGCAGGCGACGATATCGAACTCAACCAGGAAGATTTCGACGAAAACGGCGATACCCACAAAGCGCAACGCGCAAGTCGCAAAAGCTATTTCGGCGTCAACGTCGCCAAGGTTCTCGAGATCATTCGCATGCCGGATGTAACCGAAATGCCGGAAGTTTCGCATGAATCTGTCCTCGGCGCATTCAATCTCCGCTCCCGCATCATTCCTTTGCTCGACCTTTCTGTCTGGCTTAAAAAGAGACGGGTAGAGAACGAACCCCCCAAGGTCATCGTTACTGAGTTCAATCAGGTAACCTCCGCCTTCATGGTCTCCGGTGTCACCCGCATTCATCGAATTAGTTGGGAAGATGTCGAGGCACCGAACAAATATGTTTCCGCCCTCTCCAGTGATTCCATCACCGGTGTGGTCAAATTTGACAACCGCATTGTGTTCATCCTTGACCTTGAACGTATTGTTTCTGAACTGAACCCGGAGATGCGCCTCAAGCTGGACGACAACTTTGAAGTTGGGCAGACCACAGGCTACCGAGCTCTCATCGCTGATGACTCACCGCTGATTCGTGAAATGATCCGCGACATGCTTGGCCAAGCCGGTTTCCGAGTAGAAAAGACCACCAATGGCCGAGAGTGCTGGGAACGTCTCCTGGAACTCAAGGGAATGGCTCAGCGAGAAAATTGTCCCATCACCGATTTCGTACAAGTTGTTGTTTCTGACATCGAAATGCCCATGATGGATGGACATCACCTGACCAAGAAGATCAAAGAAGATCCTGTGTTGCGTGATCTGCCTGTGATTCTCTTCTCTTCGCTCATTACCGACAAACTCCGCCATCGCGGCGAAACAGTTGGTGCCGATGACCAGATTTCCAAACCCGAGATCACGTATCTGGCTCAACGTGCCGCCAGGCTTATTGAAGAACGCAAAGAGGAAAGCAGAAAACTTTCCAGATAG
- a CDS encoding C-GCAxxG-C-C family protein, with translation MLYARKGCSCSQAVACAFADAYGLDKSLLLGMSSGLAGGMSGAGEVCGVVTAGIVVLGALFGPKSIQDSERREHVMQLSHEFLVAFGHKNGSTLCRELNGGVDLHSAAGKLALRESGKPMKLIASGTHLLADLISREDEKVVTHQ, from the coding sequence ATGCTCTATGCACGCAAAGGGTGCTCCTGTTCCCAAGCTGTCGCATGTGCATTTGCTGATGCATATGGGCTGGACAAGAGCCTGCTTCTGGGGATGTCCAGTGGACTGGCTGGAGGAATGAGTGGAGCGGGAGAAGTCTGTGGGGTTGTTACGGCGGGAATTGTCGTGCTCGGTGCACTCTTTGGCCCGAAATCTATCCAAGACAGTGAACGTAGAGAACATGTAATGCAGCTGTCTCATGAGTTTCTTGTCGCTTTTGGTCATAAGAATGGATCAACGCTTTGCCGCGAGCTGAATGGAGGAGTGGATTTGCACTCTGCCGCAGGTAAGCTGGCGCTTCGGGAAAGCGGGAAGCCAATGAAGTTGATAGCCAGCGGAACTCATTTGCTTGCTGATTTGATCTCCAGAGAGGATGAGAAAGTAGTGACTCACCAATAA
- a CDS encoding MarR family transcriptional regulator, giving the protein MIQYELEETAGFLIYRVGRLLRFKAAQFFRERNLEITPEQWVLLLQIAEKEQPLISDLVDKTANDHPNVTRLLKGLSNQGYVSRTVNPEDRRCQHVSVSEAGQALIDEILIDLISEKAVYFEGLDQNDVATLNRILKIVLGNLEGR; this is encoded by the coding sequence ATGATTCAATACGAATTGGAAGAAACAGCTGGGTTCCTTATTTACCGGGTTGGAAGGTTGTTGCGATTTAAGGCTGCGCAATTCTTTCGAGAGCGGAACCTGGAGATAACTCCTGAACAGTGGGTTCTGCTGTTGCAAATTGCTGAGAAAGAGCAGCCATTAATAAGTGATCTTGTAGATAAAACGGCCAACGATCATCCCAATGTAACCCGCTTACTGAAAGGATTATCCAACCAGGGGTACGTGAGCCGAACTGTTAATCCAGAGGATCGGCGTTGCCAGCATGTGTCTGTATCTGAAGCAGGGCAGGCACTTATTGATGAAATACTCATCGATCTCATAAGCGAGAAGGCAGTCTATTTTGAAGGCCTTGATCAGAATGACGTCGCTACTCTTAATCGGATACTCAAGATTGTCTTGGGCAATTTGGAAGGCAGATAA
- the hypE gene encoding hydrogenase expression/formation protein HypE, which produces MSDKVLLDYGSGGRASQRLISDLFLEHLGNDELNRLNDAAELAMTGRLAMSTDSFVVDPIFFPGGNIGSLAVHGTVNDVAMMGAIPRHITCAYILEEGLPMDDLEQIVKAMGEAARHAGVTIVSGDTKVVPKGAVDKIFINTTGIGDIIVDPAPSGDAAKPGDAVLISGTIGDHGLTILGTREGLDFEAKVESDSASLNHLLVKLVQELPEVHVLRDPTRGGLATTLNEITTSSNVCCELVENSMPIRPEVKGGCSILGLDPLYLANEGKFLCILPQEHADKALEIMRNDPLGKDACQIGTMTDANPGKVVLETPLGGKRLLNMLEGEQLPRIC; this is translated from the coding sequence ATGAGCGATAAGGTTCTTCTCGATTATGGTAGTGGTGGACGCGCTTCCCAGCGTCTGATTTCCGATCTCTTTCTGGAACATCTGGGGAATGACGAGCTCAACCGTCTTAATGATGCGGCAGAGCTGGCCATGACCGGACGTTTGGCCATGTCCACCGATTCCTTCGTGGTGGATCCCATCTTCTTCCCTGGTGGTAATATTGGTTCTCTGGCCGTTCACGGCACGGTAAACGATGTTGCAATGATGGGCGCTATTCCGCGTCACATTACCTGCGCCTATATCCTCGAAGAGGGACTGCCCATGGATGATCTGGAGCAGATCGTCAAAGCCATGGGTGAGGCTGCCAGGCATGCAGGCGTCACCATTGTCTCCGGTGATACCAAGGTTGTTCCCAAGGGCGCGGTAGACAAGATCTTCATCAATACCACCGGTATCGGTGATATCATCGTAGACCCAGCACCCAGTGGTGATGCCGCCAAACCCGGTGACGCTGTGCTTATTTCCGGTACCATCGGCGACCATGGCCTGACCATTCTTGGCACCCGAGAGGGGCTTGATTTTGAGGCCAAGGTTGAATCAGATTCTGCGTCCCTTAACCATTTGCTGGTCAAATTGGTGCAGGAATTGCCTGAGGTGCATGTGCTGCGCGATCCCACCCGCGGAGGTCTGGCGACGACTCTCAACGAAATCACCACCAGTTCCAATGTCTGCTGTGAACTCGTTGAGAACTCCATGCCCATTCGTCCAGAGGTAAAGGGCGGTTGTTCTATCCTCGGCCTGGATCCGCTGTACCTTGCCAACGAAGGCAAGTTCCTTTGCATTCTGCCTCAGGAACACGCAGACAAGGCTCTGGAGATTATGCGTAATGATCCATTGGGTAAGGATGCCTGTCAGATTGGCACTATGACCGATGCCAACCCCGGCAAGGTCGTGCTCGAAACTCCGTTGGGCGGCAAGCGCCTCCTTAACATGCTGGAAGGCGAGCAGTTGCCGCGCATCTGCTAA